Proteins encoded together in one Caldicellulosiruptor saccharolyticus DSM 8903 window:
- a CDS encoding ribbon-helix-helix protein, CopG family, which translates to MANKTTTVRVDVETYKSLKKLSEQLNQPMQKIIQEAIAEYKKKILLSATAKAFATLKENSRMWQDEVEERQLWETTLQDGIE; encoded by the coding sequence ATGGCAAATAAAACGACAACAGTAAGAGTGGATGTTGAAACATATAAAAGTTTAAAGAAACTTTCAGAGCAGCTCAATCAACCAATGCAAAAGATAATTCAGGAAGCCATTGCAGAATACAAAAAGAAAATTTTACTTTCAGCAACTGCCAAAGCTTTTGCCACTCTTAAAGAAAACAGCAGAATGTGGCAGGATGAAGTTGAAGAAAGACAACTGTGGGAAACTACATTGCAGGATGGGATTGAATAA
- a CDS encoding S-layer homology domain-containing protein yields MRKKFLTAILLLGFVLINFSLSSAFAAYKDIPANASYKQAVEKLNKLGILVYKDYFKPNTAVLRSEFAAAIVKISNAGDEANLLKGYSQYPDIKPNTVLCGYVNWAVKKKYMTPMADGRFNPNGPLTFAQATTAIVRMLGYSDSDLSGIWPQNYIDKASELGLIKGINLSASQKVPRWALALMLSRLLDTEVKTGGNQAQSIQSALSGVSVSNQSSSGIKFSEYVGLYKSYVVLDTGKTSSKLLPNEVLTDSGVLVNTTKTQLEVGKKYMLQVDGNKITKVFGTENYSFQIVSTKVSSRTVYYSESGKTKSITLPSSATYYYNGSKQSYDAIENVLKPNQKISFIYSEDRSKVDFVVISNIYAQEIYGNYDEVLILATPKTSSALDANQVQTDKGIYFVASSIKPENLEIGAKYGVYIKDDTITVALQKVWVSDKFAIKNIDDYTLVAEQNGKTQKIQLTSKPVYYYQGTKQSYENLPSILKEDQILYVSKDPDTGKVMAYIIQDPYGSQYGNYIEAIVLQDALLNSSLETNQVMTDKGIFYLPSAETKLEIGAKYGLYVKNDKITLVVRKLNNTQQYEVTDVVGDTNIKLKGTQGQENIILPQKPTYYYNGAKMNYTELKNVLKVGQKIYFGFAKDGKTYEYVVIQDPYSLEYGTYTEVIVMADSTLSSKLATGEVLTDKGIYVVGRSAGKLSVGGRYGVYIKDDTITKVVKKLNNVESAEITAVVSDTNVKLKKGSSENTMFLPQKPTYYYNGNKLSYDQLKSILKTGQKIYFGYNQSGSSYEYAIIQDPYYDEYGTYMEVIVMGTSKVTKGLAENEVLTDKGILTLPSNQNTSLELGAKYGLYVDSDNNITFIYKKFNSADGMTVLYALGSKVTVDKGGTQVEMTLPQNITYYYNGAKIDYLTAVQKMQRATSLVFGISTQKRGYDYCVIFDPVYSKPYLANEQTYLTLKAGDLDISGSSKVIKDGDVVDYSYIQKNDVVYAVTDIWGGNKFILVVDDKVEGYIKSYQPTRFTPKSIVVSVYDLASGKLVDKTYEVSEDFDPSVLLSDTFKVGQRVYLILGYDGKVVSMVNP; encoded by the coding sequence ATGAGAAAAAAGTTTTTGACAGCCATTTTACTACTTGGTTTTGTGCTTATAAATTTTAGTTTGTCATCTGCTTTCGCTGCATACAAGGATATTCCAGCAAATGCAAGCTACAAACAGGCTGTAGAAAAGTTAAATAAGCTTGGAATTCTTGTTTACAAGGACTATTTCAAGCCGAACACTGCTGTTCTGCGCAGTGAGTTTGCAGCTGCAATTGTAAAGATTTCAAACGCAGGGGATGAGGCAAACCTGCTAAAAGGATATTCGCAGTATCCCGATATAAAGCCAAATACAGTTCTTTGCGGATATGTCAATTGGGCAGTAAAGAAGAAATACATGACACCAATGGCAGATGGCAGATTTAATCCAAACGGCCCGCTTACCTTTGCCCAGGCAACAACTGCTATTGTAAGGATGCTTGGGTACTCTGACTCAGACCTTTCTGGCATCTGGCCACAAAACTATATCGACAAGGCGTCTGAGCTTGGGCTTATAAAAGGAATAAACCTTTCTGCTTCGCAAAAAGTTCCACGCTGGGCTCTTGCCTTAATGCTATCAAGGCTTCTTGACACTGAGGTCAAAACTGGTGGAAATCAAGCTCAATCTATCCAGTCAGCTTTAAGCGGAGTGTCAGTATCAAACCAGAGCAGCAGCGGCATAAAATTTTCTGAATATGTTGGGCTTTACAAATCGTATGTTGTACTTGATACTGGCAAGACATCATCAAAGCTTCTTCCAAATGAGGTTTTGACAGACAGCGGAGTGCTTGTTAACACAACAAAAACGCAACTTGAAGTTGGGAAAAAGTACATGCTTCAGGTCGATGGCAATAAAATCACAAAAGTATTTGGGACAGAAAACTACTCTTTCCAGATTGTCAGCACAAAGGTAAGCAGCAGGACTGTATATTACAGTGAAAGCGGAAAGACAAAATCAATAACTTTGCCATCTTCGGCAACATACTATTACAATGGCTCCAAACAAAGCTACGATGCAATTGAAAATGTTCTAAAACCAAACCAGAAAATAAGCTTTATATATTCTGAAGATAGGAGCAAAGTGGACTTTGTTGTAATTTCCAACATATATGCACAAGAGATTTACGGAAACTACGATGAGGTTTTGATTTTGGCAACTCCAAAAACATCATCGGCACTGGATGCAAACCAGGTTCAGACAGACAAGGGAATATACTTTGTTGCATCTTCAATAAAACCTGAAAACCTTGAAATTGGAGCAAAGTATGGAGTGTATATAAAAGATGATACAATCACAGTAGCTTTGCAAAAGGTATGGGTATCTGACAAGTTTGCCATCAAAAATATAGATGATTACACACTTGTTGCTGAGCAAAACGGCAAGACACAGAAGATTCAGCTGACAAGCAAACCTGTATATTACTATCAGGGGACAAAACAGAGCTATGAAAATCTGCCAAGCATTTTAAAAGAAGACCAGATACTTTATGTATCAAAAGACCCTGACACAGGCAAGGTTATGGCATACATTATTCAAGACCCATACGGCAGTCAGTATGGCAATTATATTGAAGCAATAGTTTTGCAGGATGCACTTTTAAACTCAAGCCTTGAGACCAACCAGGTTATGACTGACAAGGGCATTTTTTACCTTCCATCTGCCGAGACAAAGCTTGAAATAGGTGCAAAGTACGGACTTTATGTTAAAAACGATAAGATAACCCTTGTTGTAAGGAAGTTGAACAATACTCAGCAATATGAGGTAACAGATGTTGTAGGTGATACTAACATCAAGCTAAAAGGTACCCAGGGGCAGGAGAACATTATTCTGCCTCAAAAGCCAACTTACTATTACAACGGTGCGAAAATGAACTACACGGAGCTCAAGAATGTGCTAAAAGTGGGTCAGAAAATCTACTTTGGTTTTGCAAAGGACGGCAAGACATACGAATATGTTGTAATTCAGGACCCATACTCTCTTGAGTATGGCACATATACAGAGGTCATAGTGATGGCAGATAGCACTCTATCGAGCAAGCTTGCCACAGGTGAGGTTTTGACAGACAAGGGCATATATGTTGTGGGAAGATCTGCAGGAAAGCTTTCTGTTGGTGGAAGATATGGTGTGTACATCAAAGATGATACAATCACCAAGGTTGTGAAAAAGCTAAACAACGTGGAGTCAGCGGAGATCACAGCAGTGGTTAGTGATACAAATGTAAAACTCAAAAAAGGAAGCAGTGAAAACACCATGTTTCTTCCTCAAAAACCCACGTACTATTACAATGGAAATAAGCTCAGCTATGACCAGCTAAAGAGCATTCTCAAAACAGGTCAGAAAATCTATTTTGGCTACAACCAGTCAGGAAGTTCGTATGAGTATGCAATCATCCAGGACCCATACTATGATGAGTATGGAACATACATGGAAGTTATTGTAATGGGCACAAGTAAGGTAACAAAAGGTCTTGCAGAAAATGAAGTTCTGACAGACAAGGGCATTTTGACCCTGCCATCAAACCAGAACACAAGCTTGGAGCTTGGCGCAAAATATGGGCTTTATGTTGATTCAGATAACAATATAACGTTTATATACAAGAAATTCAACTCAGCAGATGGCATGACGGTATTATACGCACTTGGAAGCAAAGTAACAGTGGATAAAGGCGGAACACAGGTTGAGATGACTCTGCCACAGAACATAACCTACTACTACAACGGCGCAAAGATTGACTACTTGACAGCTGTGCAGAAAATGCAAAGGGCAACATCGCTTGTGTTTGGAATATCCACACAAAAGAGAGGGTACGACTACTGTGTGATATTTGACCCGGTATACAGCAAACCATACCTTGCAAACGAGCAGACATATCTGACCTTAAAAGCAGGTGATCTGGATATAAGTGGTAGTAGCAAAGTTATAAAAGACGGGGATGTTGTGGATTACAGCTATATACAGAAAAACGATGTTGTCTATGCTGTGACAGACATCTGGGGTGGTAATAAGTTCATACTTGTTGTAGATGATAAGGTTGAGGGTTATATCAAGAGCTACCAGCCAACAAGGTTCACACCAAAGTCTATTGTTGTGAGCGTATATGACCTGGCATCAGGAAAGCTTGTGGACAAGACATATGAGGTGAGTGAAGATTTTGACCCATCTGTGCTTCTTTCTGACACCTTCAAAGTTGGTCAGAGAGTGTACCTCATCTTAGGGTACGATGGCAAAGTTGTGAGCATGGTAAATCCATAA
- a CDS encoding ABC transporter permease: MAQFALAFKMAIKSILSNKLRSFLTMLGVIIGIWAVIAVVGLAQGSTKSITDRLQRLGTNLIQINITGRNSNRNVTYEELQQFADQHADDIEAIAPTVSSSVTLKYGTNTHDTTLIGTTADYSTVRDVNVSSGRFILPIDVDYRQKVALVGTYIVKDLFNGQNPIGQKIKINGQIFTVVGVLEERANSQEQSDDDQVIVPVTVAQRLTRNAIIRNFAIKITDGNRSEAVMNYLNDFLMKIYNDSTAFRVFNTAQLLDTLNSVTQTLTLMLAGIAAISLIVGGIGIMNIMLVSVTERTREIGIRKAIGAKRRNILVQFLIEASVVTGLGGIIGIILGYVTINLMSKLNVATAIFSIPWAILAFTISLAIGIVFGLFPASKASRLNPIEALRYE; this comes from the coding sequence GTGGCTCAGTTTGCTTTGGCTTTCAAAATGGCAATAAAGAGCATCCTTTCAAATAAACTGAGGTCTTTTCTTACTATGCTTGGTGTCATTATCGGTATCTGGGCGGTGATTGCAGTTGTTGGGCTTGCCCAGGGAAGCACAAAAAGCATAACAGACAGGCTTCAAAGGCTTGGGACAAATCTGATACAGATAAATATTACAGGAAGAAACAGCAACAGAAACGTCACATATGAAGAACTTCAACAGTTTGCCGACCAGCATGCAGATGATATAGAAGCAATTGCACCAACTGTATCAAGTTCTGTCACGCTCAAGTATGGAACAAACACCCACGATACAACCCTCATTGGAACAACAGCAGACTACAGTACAGTTAGAGACGTCAATGTTAGCAGCGGAAGGTTTATTTTGCCCATTGATGTGGACTACCGTCAAAAGGTTGCGCTAGTTGGGACGTACATCGTAAAGGATTTGTTCAACGGGCAAAACCCTATAGGGCAAAAGATAAAAATAAACGGGCAGATATTCACGGTTGTTGGTGTTTTAGAAGAGCGTGCAAATTCGCAGGAGCAGTCAGACGATGACCAGGTGATAGTCCCTGTAACAGTTGCACAAAGGCTTACACGAAACGCAATCATTCGAAACTTTGCAATAAAAATCACAGATGGCAACAGAAGCGAAGCTGTAATGAACTATCTCAACGATTTTCTCATGAAGATTTATAACGATTCTACAGCTTTTAGAGTTTTCAACACAGCCCAGCTACTTGACACCTTAAACAGTGTGACCCAGACACTCACACTCATGCTTGCCGGAATTGCTGCGATTTCGCTGATTGTTGGTGGAATTGGCATCATGAACATCATGCTTGTGTCTGTGACAGAGAGGACAAGAGAGATTGGAATCAGAAAAGCAATCGGCGCAAAGAGGAGAAACATACTTGTTCAGTTTTTGATAGAGGCATCTGTTGTGACAGGGCTTGGTGGAATAATCGGGATTATTTTGGGTTATGTAACAATCAATTTGATGTCAAAGCTGAATGTTGCAACAGCAATATTTTCGATACCGTGGGCAATATTGGCGTTTACAATATCACTTGCAATAGGCATTGTGTTTGGACTGTTCCCAGCATCAAAAGCATCGCGCCTCAACCCGATAGAAGCGCTAAGATACGAATAA
- a CDS encoding ABC transporter ATP-binding protein: protein MIELYDIYKIYKMGENEVYALNGVSLKINPHEFVAIVGPSGSGKSTLMNIIGCLDTPTSGTYILDGHEVSRLNDNQLAEIRNSKIGFVFQNFNLIPQLTALENVELPLIYKGTPASTRHKLAKEALARVGLEHRMHHRPRELSGGQQQRVAIARALVTNPAIILADEPTGNLDSKSGAEIMQIFKELHAQGSTIILITHDNNIAAQARRIVRIQDGQIIEDKEVS from the coding sequence ATGATTGAACTTTATGACATTTACAAGATCTACAAAATGGGCGAAAATGAAGTGTATGCTTTAAACGGTGTCAGCTTGAAAATCAACCCACACGAGTTTGTAGCAATTGTAGGTCCATCAGGGTCTGGCAAGTCAACTCTTATGAACATCATAGGTTGTCTTGACACACCAACATCTGGCACATACATACTGGATGGTCATGAAGTAAGCAGGCTCAACGACAACCAGCTTGCTGAGATTCGGAACAGCAAGATAGGCTTTGTGTTTCAAAACTTTAACTTGATACCACAGCTCACAGCTCTTGAAAACGTTGAGCTTCCTTTAATCTACAAAGGGACTCCAGCATCAACACGTCACAAGCTTGCAAAAGAAGCCTTAGCAAGGGTTGGCTTAGAGCACAGAATGCATCACAGACCAAGAGAGCTATCTGGCGGTCAGCAGCAGAGAGTTGCAATTGCAAGGGCGCTTGTCACAAACCCGGCAATAATTCTTGCTGATGAGCCAACAGGAAACCTGGACTCAAAATCAGGTGCTGAAATAATGCAAATATTCAAGGAACTTCATGCACAGGGTAGCACAATTATTTTAATCACACACGACAACAACATAGCAGCTCAGGCAAGAAGAATTGTGCGGATTCAGGACGGTCAAATAATAGAGGATAAGGAGGTGAGCTGA
- a CDS encoding HlyD family efflux transporter periplasmic adaptor subunit: MAFRIKSLKTPKITIGFKNKAAKRIIVSILVVAILAAGGFGIYKFVQGKKDQTQTVQQRTARVTRGDITVTVSGSGPIESAQSVDLTSTVSSTITKVNFNDGDTVKKGDIIFELESQDAKDKIDSIKSQIDDVNSSIADIQESIKNLVITAPISGYVKNLNAQEGDRISKGSTILTIIDTSKLKVTLPFSAALFGKVKIGAPAVVYIPDISQSIQGTVSYLGNTTYTNDYGGKVFDVEITISNPGALQEGMKASAEIKAGNDVYLSTQDSTLEYVDKENVRAKVDGEVEEIFARNNQFVEKGTVLLKLSNDDLSKQLKNYQTQLKNLQEQLKEAESNLENYYIKAPFDGVVTNINFKKGDSIKPGETLATVFDNKNLVFRVDIDELDIAKIKVGQKVNITVDALPQTQTDALTGKVAKIPLEGTTQNGVTTYSVTISIDSPKDLKIGMNANAEIIVNQKQDILMVPLEAVQKFGNRYFVFVKSSSQNSSQEGQSGGFFPQRGFGNSQQSQSSKQDLQNWPQRQQQEGSSTQNTQQSANRQSRGSWSQNSQGTGSFSQQRARRMASLLGSSYYKGAVLRPVEVGINNDSYIEIVSGLSDGDIVVLPPLSTGSTTTQTQTQQGFNIMGGFGGPGGGMPGEFRQFRQNRGGTGTRNQSSSSQGSNTNR, encoded by the coding sequence ATGGCATTTAGAATTAAATCATTAAAAACTCCAAAGATTACTATTGGGTTTAAAAACAAAGCTGCAAAAAGGATTATAGTTTCTATATTAGTTGTAGCCATATTAGCGGCAGGTGGGTTTGGCATTTACAAGTTCGTTCAGGGCAAAAAGGATCAGACACAAACAGTTCAGCAGAGAACGGCAAGAGTGACACGAGGAGACATAACTGTCACCGTTTCGGGCTCTGGGCCGATTGAGTCTGCTCAGAGCGTTGATTTGACATCTACTGTCAGTTCAACAATAACAAAAGTCAACTTTAACGATGGCGACACAGTCAAAAAAGGAGATATCATATTTGAGCTTGAAAGCCAGGATGCAAAGGACAAGATTGATTCAATTAAGAGCCAGATTGACGATGTAAACTCTTCAATTGCAGATATTCAGGAGAGCATCAAAAACCTTGTTATCACCGCCCCCATTTCAGGGTATGTTAAAAATCTGAATGCTCAAGAGGGAGACAGAATTTCAAAAGGTTCAACCATTTTGACAATAATTGATACATCAAAGCTGAAAGTTACATTGCCATTTTCAGCAGCGCTTTTCGGCAAAGTCAAGATAGGTGCGCCAGCAGTTGTTTACATTCCTGATATTTCCCAGTCGATCCAGGGCACAGTAAGCTATCTTGGGAACACGACTTACACAAATGACTACGGTGGCAAAGTTTTTGATGTTGAAATAACAATCTCAAACCCCGGTGCTCTGCAAGAAGGCATGAAAGCAAGTGCTGAGATTAAGGCAGGAAATGATGTGTATCTTAGCACACAGGATTCAACCTTGGAGTATGTAGACAAAGAAAATGTCAGGGCAAAGGTTGATGGTGAGGTTGAGGAAATTTTTGCAAGAAATAACCAGTTTGTCGAAAAAGGTACAGTGTTATTAAAGCTTTCAAACGACGACTTGTCAAAGCAACTCAAGAACTATCAGACACAACTTAAAAACTTGCAGGAGCAGTTAAAAGAGGCAGAGAGTAATTTAGAAAACTACTACATCAAAGCACCATTTGATGGAGTTGTAACCAATATAAACTTTAAAAAGGGTGATAGTATAAAACCAGGAGAAACCCTTGCAACTGTATTTGATAACAAAAATTTAGTATTTAGGGTTGACATAGATGAGCTTGATATTGCTAAAATAAAAGTAGGGCAAAAAGTAAATATAACAGTTGATGCACTGCCGCAGACACAGACAGATGCGCTGACAGGGAAAGTAGCCAAAATCCCGCTTGAGGGAACAACCCAGAACGGTGTTACAACATACTCTGTTACAATTTCTATTGACAGTCCAAAAGACCTTAAAATTGGCATGAACGCAAACGCAGAGATAATAGTAAACCAGAAACAAGATATTTTGATGGTGCCGCTTGAAGCTGTGCAGAAATTCGGCAACAGGTACTTTGTGTTTGTAAAAAGCTCAAGTCAAAATAGCTCTCAAGAAGGGCAAAGTGGCGGATTTTTCCCACAGAGAGGTTTTGGAAATAGTCAGCAAAGTCAAAGCTCAAAACAGGACTTACAAAACTGGCCACAAAGGCAGCAGCAAGAAGGAAGCAGCACACAAAATACGCAGCAGTCGGCAAACCGCCAGTCAAGAGGTTCATGGTCACAAAATAGCCAGGGCACAGGCAGTTTTTCCCAGCAGCGAGCAAGAAGGATGGCAAGTTTGCTGGGGAGCAGCTACTACAAAGGAGCGGTTTTGCGACCTGTTGAGGTTGGTATAAACAATGACTCATACATTGAAATTGTAAGTGGCCTTAGCGATGGAGATATTGTTGTGCTGCCACCACTTTCGACAGGCTCAACAACCACACAGACGCAAACTCAGCAGGGATTTAACATAATGGGCGGGTTTGGCGGACCAGGTGGTGGAATGCCAGGCGAGTTCAGACAGTTCAGGCAAAACCGAGGTGGCACCGGCACAAGGAATCAGTCATCTAGTTCTCAGGGGAGTAACACAAACAGGTAA
- a CDS encoding NPCBM/NEW2 domain-containing protein — protein sequence MSFFIVVLLWTATGFAAAKPDYKQLYEKLLKQYNSLKTENANLKKQIASLQNQVKLLNQKVASMPKEYEYDLVKDDVTISEKLPFISYKGRRYVHFDSIITTFLCITSKDYVFDAQEKKVKILSSFKKKEGTWLTDLKPTHLGMFSSFGFNDENITVNYQKFFKNIWWKHWTNEAQFSLTYKIEGKYKKFSCWLGIADCSTNGSKGVVRILGDDRLLGEYKLELNRKPTLAEINVEGINALTLQFERTIANDLGDTYICIGDPLLVP from the coding sequence ATGTCTTTTTTTATAGTGGTTCTTCTTTGGACAGCTACTGGTTTTGCAGCAGCCAAGCCAGACTATAAGCAGCTTTATGAAAAACTGTTGAAACAGTACAATAGTTTAAAGACTGAAAACGCAAACCTTAAAAAGCAAATTGCATCACTTCAAAATCAGGTAAAATTGTTAAACCAAAAAGTTGCAAGCATGCCTAAGGAATATGAATATGATCTTGTTAAAGATGATGTGACTATTTCAGAAAAACTTCCATTCATCAGCTATAAAGGACGAAGATATGTCCACTTTGATTCAATTATTACTACTTTTTTATGCATTACTAGTAAAGATTATGTATTCGATGCTCAAGAAAAGAAAGTTAAAATATTATCATCTTTTAAGAAAAAAGAAGGAACGTGGCTTACTGATCTTAAACCAACACATTTAGGAATGTTCTCCTCATTTGGATTTAATGATGAAAATATAACTGTCAATTATCAAAAATTCTTCAAAAATATCTGGTGGAAGCACTGGACAAACGAGGCCCAGTTTAGCCTTACGTACAAGATTGAGGGAAAATACAAGAAATTCAGCTGCTGGCTTGGCATAGCAGATTGTTCTACCAACGGTTCAAAAGGTGTAGTCAGAATTTTGGGTGATGACAGGCTTTTAGGCGAGTATAAGCTTGAATTGAACAGAAAGCCAACGTTAGCAGAAATAAATGTAGAAGGAATCAATGCCTTAACACTACAATTTGAAAGAACAATTGCTAATGACTTAGGTGATACTTATATTTGTATTGGCGACCCGCTTTTAGTTCCTTAA